From the genome of Vicia villosa cultivar HV-30 ecotype Madison, WI unplaced genomic scaffold, Vvil1.0 ctg.001370F_1_1_2_unsc, whole genome shotgun sequence, one region includes:
- the LOC131634847 gene encoding uncharacterized protein LOC131634847, giving the protein MEWCNQNTSIKYLFKYINKGSDRISAIIQGQDKNNVEEIKQYLDCRYISPSEACWRIFSYSIHGRKPAVERLFFHMEGENSVYYKDYEQVGDVLLKPSVTESMFTAWFEANKTYEEARLLTYGDFVSKFVYHKRSRSWKPRKRGYTIGRLIWVPQSTGELFYLRMMLTVKKGPLCYTDIKTVDGKKCKTFRDACFAMGFLQDDREFVEAIKEAHLWGSGPFLRKLFVTMLLSASMNRPEHVWRKTWRYLSDGILYNQRLFARDQGLTMSDAELKERTLMAIEILLQNNNRSLKDFKPLPVPKEDVVFFTGNRLLYDERQYDVVEQQQIFEHSSASFTDEQRGIFEEIMDAVEKQQGGVFFLYGYGGTGKTFMWKTLAAALRSKKKIVLPVASSGIASLLLPGGRTAHSRFKISVPTLENSICNIEKQDDLAELLKMTDLIIWDEAPMANKFCFESLDKSLRDIMSGIPHASRKVFGGKVVVFGGDFRQILPVIPRGTRSDIIHATLNASYIWDHCKVLRLTKNMRLQTGDNASSTADDIRSFSEWILKIGDGTMCEPNDGYADICIPDEFLISNFSDPIKEIVEDTYPDLIHNYLDSNFLQSRAILASTIEVVDDINQYITNLLPGEEKEYFSSDSIDKSDATSFDAYEHVTPEFLNALKTSGLPNHSIKLKVGATIMLMRNLDQSEGLCNGTRLTVTRLANHVIEAKIISGKNIGNLFYIPRMSLSPSQSPWPFKLVRRQFPIIVSFAMTINKSQGQSLDNVGLYLPKEVFSHGQLYVAISRVKSKKGLRILIHDKDKQPMSSTTNVVQTFTSFLRFRLQAMLYSNNCSVTFERNLAYLKNITRAAARVCY; this is encoded by the exons ATGGAATGGTGCAATCAAAACACTTCTATCAAATACCTTttcaaatatattaataaagGGTCCGATAGAATTTCAGCAATCATACAAGGCCAAGACAAAAACAACGTTGAGGAGATCAAACAATATTTGGATTGTCGATACATCTCCCCAAGTGAAGCATGTTGGCGGATATTTTCTTATTCTATACATGGCAGGAAACCAGCTGTAGAAAGATTGTTTTTTCACATGGAAGGTGAAAACTCCGTGTACTACAAAGACTACGAGCAGGTTGGTGATGTGTTGCTCAAACCAAGTGTAACGGAGTCCATGTTTACGGCTTGGTTTGAAGCAAACAAAACTTATGAGGAAGCAAGATTACTAACTTATGGTGACTTTGTTTCTAAATTTGTTTATCACAAACGAAGTCGAAGTTGGAAACCAAGAAAGCGAGGGTATACCATTGGGAGACTGATTTGGGTTCCGCAATCCACTGGCGAGTTGTTTTATTTAAGGATGATGCTTACCGTCAAGAAAGGTCCGTTATGCTATACAGACATCAAAACGGTTGATGGTAAGAAGTGCAAAACTTTTAGAGATGCGTGCTTTGCGATGGGGTTTTTACAAGATGATCGTGAATTTGTCGAGGCAATCAAAGAGGCGCATCTTTGGGGGTCGGGTCCTTTTTTACGCAAACTATTTGTGACAATGTTGCTTTCGGCATCCATGAATAGACCTGAACATGTTTGGAGAAAGACTTGGAGATATTTATCGGATGGCATTCTTTATAATCAACGGTTATTCGCAAGAGATCAAG GTTTGACCATGAGCGATGCCGAGCTAAAGGAACGAACACTAATGGCTATTGAAATACTATTGCAAAATAATAACCGTAGTTTGAAGGACTTCAAACCATTGCCAGTTCCAAAAGAggatgtcgttttctttaccGGAAATAGATTACTTTATGATGAACGTCAATATGATGTTGTTGAACAACAACAAATTTTTGAACATTCGTCTGCTTCTTTTACAG ATGAACAAAGAGGAATTTTCGAGGAAATCATGGATGCTGTTGAGAAGCAGCAAGGTGGTGTTTTTTTTCTGTATGGCTACGGTGGGACTGGTAAGACCTTTATGTGGAAAACTTTAGCAGCAGCACTTAGGTCTAAGAAAAAAATTGTGTTGCCTGTTGCTTCAAGTGGGATTGCAAGTTTGTTGTTACCAGGTGGAAGGACAGCTCATTCTAGATTTAAGATTTCGGTTCCTACTTTAGAAAATTCTATTTGcaacattgaaaaacaagatgATCTTGCTGAGCTTCTAAAGATGACAGATTTAATTATATGGGATGAGGCTCCTATGGCTAATAAATTTTGCTTTGAATCTCTCGACAAATCCTTGAGAGATATTATGAGTGGAATCCCACATGCATCTAGGAAAGTTTTTGGTGGTAAGGTTGTTGTGTTTGGTGGTGACTTCAGACAAATTCTCCCAGTTATACCAAGAGGAACTAGATCAGACATTATCCATGCAACATTAAATGCTTCTTATATTTGGGATCATTGTAAGGTCTTGAGGCTTACAAAGAACATGCGCTTGCAAACTGGTGATAATGCTTCTTCTACAGCTGATGACATAAGGAGCTTTTCTGAGTGGATTTTAAAAATTGGAGATGGGACCATGTGTGagccaaatgatggttatgctgaTATTTGTATTCCAGATGAGTTCTTAATTTCTAACTTTTCTGATCCCATCAAGGAAATTGTTGAAGATACATACCCTGATCTCATTCATAATTATCTTGATTCCAATTTTCTACAAAGTCGTGCAATCTTAGCTTCAACAATTGAAGTTGTTGATGATATCAACCAATATATCACAAATCTGCTTCCAG gagaagaaaaagaatactTTAGTAGTGATTCTATTGATAAATCTGATGCAACTAGCTTTGATGCATATGAGCATGTGACACCTGAATTCCTAAATGCTCTCAAAACTTCGGGATTGCCTAACCATTCAATCAAGTTGAAAGTTGGTGCCACTATTATGTTAATGCGCAATCTAGATCAGTCTGAAGGATTGTGCAATGGTACAAGGTTAACTGTAACCAGGCTTGCTAATCATGTTATTGAAGctaagatcatttctggaaaaaatATTGGTAACTTATTTTATATTCCTAGAATGTCTCTATCCCCCTCACAATCCCCATGGCCCTTTAAATTGGTAAGACGCCAGTTTCCAATTATTGTTTCCTTTGCCATGACTATTAACAAATCTCAAGGGCAATCACTTGATAATGTTGGTTTGTATTTGCCTAAAGAAGTTTTTAGTCATGGGCAACTATATGTGGCTATCTCAAGAGTCAAATCAAAAAAGGGTTTAAGGATTCTTATTCATGACAAAGATAAACAACCTATGAGCTCTACCACTAATGTT GTACAAACATTCACTTCATTTTTGAGATTCAGGCTGCAGGCAATGTTGTATTCAAACAATTGTTCCGTAACATTTGAGAG gaattTGGCATATCTTAAAAATAttacccgtgcggcagcacgggtttgttactag
- the LOC131634848 gene encoding uncharacterized protein LOC131634848, producing MCIRVVDLWVVIEKNGQQHLEAVIQDGQGDKIHVITRSRNFPDWVEAVKEHETYNLYNGEPVENDVPLKVCCNPLKLIFNGGTTMTKVAIPEIPAHKYSFFPIEKFLKGDFKHDMLYDVIGVLQDVLKTQMGGGGRKSCVNVNIRDVMGNVIELVLWDDYAKQFVNYTTPNNFSGPTLIVLTHAWCKPNTVSGLPCLSNAWSGSRLYFNLDHPQVDQYKASFGDNMPAPSQSMTCDSSIQSSNNFWTKLSEVKSVRAISDLGKDCYATTIGTTIGFNASRFGWYFESTGNTESEPVTKFKLEVEVEYENHKGIFVFWDKDCIPFTKLTAKELREVMKAAGEDNPKIWPTHLDVLLNMKLVFRIKYQAQYQRFSIVKILNEDGLYNKFHNYLTPDENTTNDEVVEMDTTSPNITPNQVTKISEPSTGAQPPYAANHSGSPTASSSSTPAKRIATSSSVNDAIQSEELTPKQSATKAKTGKKTKHIKKE from the exons ATGTGCATTAGAGTAGTTGATTTGTGGGTTGTTATTGAAAAAAATGGTCAACAACATCTGGAAGCCGTGATTCAAGATGGACAG GGTGATAAGATCCATGTCATAACTCGGAGCAGGAACTTCCCAGATTGGGTTGAAGCTGTCAAGGAGCATGAGACGTATAATCTATATAACGGAGAGCCAGTTGAAAATGATGTTCCGCTGAAGGTGTGTTGTAACCCACTCAAGCTCATATTTAATGGAGGCACTACCATGACCAAAGTGGCTATACCGGAAATACCTGCTCATAAATACAGTTTTTTCCCTATTGAGAAGTTCCTCAAGGGTGACTTCAAACATGACATGTTGTATG ATGTTATTGGTGTGCTGCAGGATGTTTTAAAGACCCAGATGGGAGGTGGGGGAAGAAAGTCTTGTGTTAATGTCAATATACGTGATGTTATGGGGAATGTCATTGAGCTGGTGCTATGGGATGATTATGCCAAGCAGTTTGTCAACTACACTACCCCTAACAACTTTTCTGGTCCTACTTTAATAGTTTTGACACATGCATGGTGCAAGCCAAATACAG TTTCCGGTTTACCGTGTCTTTCCAATGCATGGAGCGGCTCTAGGCTATACTTTAACTTGGATCATCCACAAGTTGATCAGTACAAAGCAAG TTTTGGAGACAACATGCCTGCCCCTTCCCAATCAATGACTTGTGATTCATCCATTCAATCTAGCAACAATTTCTGGACTAAATTGAGTGAGGTCAAGAGTGTCCGTGCAATATCTGATTTAGGAAAG GACTGTTATGCAACCACTATTGGGACAACCATAGGTTTTAATGCCTCCAGGTTTGGATGGTATTTTGAATCAACTGGAAACACAGAATCTGAACCCGTTACCAA ATTCAAACTGGAGGTTGAGGTGGAGTATGAGAACCACAAGGGAATCTTTGTTTTTTGGGATAAGGATTGCATACCGTTTACTAAATTGACTGCTAAGGAACTGCGAGAGGTTATGAAAGCT GCTGGAGAGGATAATCCTAAGATTTGGCCTACTCACCTTGATGTTCTATTGAATATGAAATTGGTCTTTCGTATCAAGTATCAAGCACAATACCAACGTTTCTCTATCGTGAAGATACTTAACGAAGACGGCCTTTACAATAAGTTTCACAACTACCTCACACCAGATGAG aATACAACTAATGATGAAGTTGTAGAAATGGACACCACTTCTCCAAATATTACTCCAAACCAA GTCACAAAGATTTCTGAACCATCAACTGGTGCTCAACCACCTTATGCTGCTAACCATTCGGGAAGTCCTACTGCCAGCTCCAGCAGTACCCCTGCAAAGAGGATTGCTACGTCGTCCTCAGTTAACGATGCCATCCAGTCTGAGGAGCTCACTCCTAAACAATCAGCCACCAAGGCCAAGACTGGAAAGAAGACAAAGCATATCAAGAAGGAATAA